One genomic window of Blastopirellula retiformator includes the following:
- a CDS encoding HEAT repeat domain-containing protein — protein sequence MSDRLNDFLLHLSAALPDAGPGSADPHRFHWIAVADELEIVAIFHALEHLEGELTPQRRSTLDAALNLITIRLRDDPELPEELIPRIAALYRHWGDDHPLRHLLLPWLTANGTIEALQEFADLIADDPPTRTAAAAVGFAPLLRVGDFNAEALYPRLLAALQHISVAALVLDLSNFLFRSGRLQQHPAAEISNQLIELLGGITTRLGQLEENAELTPEKLQLLRTQVSEGVAMAVALCDALALIGEKNAIGKLNQVLELSHRQLQCEAAAALARLGVEDGTKHLAEMAKHPVVRLRALKFAEEINGLESIEPEWKSPVARAEGELALWLSQDTQFGLPPHEIELVDERELSWPGYDDPQTCYLFRYAYHMPAGSFQSLGVVGPLTHSFAADLTPWKPEDAYAAFAGWQAEHQDVFESEPPEWQDAQKQLADSLTQRLQSEGYQVIQVIKLGYFFGDVRLVAVVRRADGIAGVAVADLRTTTFYSGEGTDRPIGPHEAYMMHKGREFLASFNPNTYGI from the coding sequence ATGTCGGACCGTCTTAACGATTTCCTCTTGCACCTCTCCGCAGCGCTTCCTGATGCTGGTCCCGGCAGCGCCGATCCTCATCGTTTTCATTGGATCGCGGTCGCTGACGAGCTTGAAATCGTCGCCATCTTTCATGCCCTGGAGCACCTGGAAGGAGAGTTGACGCCGCAGCGCCGCTCGACCCTCGACGCCGCGCTCAACCTGATCACGATACGGCTGCGCGACGATCCTGAACTGCCTGAGGAGCTGATTCCGCGGATTGCCGCTCTTTATCGTCACTGGGGCGATGATCATCCGTTGCGCCATTTGCTGCTCCCATGGCTAACCGCCAACGGCACGATTGAGGCGCTCCAAGAGTTCGCCGATCTAATCGCCGACGATCCGCCGACCCGCACCGCGGCCGCCGCCGTCGGATTTGCGCCCCTATTGAGGGTAGGCGATTTCAATGCCGAGGCCCTCTATCCCCGGCTGTTGGCCGCCTTGCAGCACATCAGCGTCGCCGCTTTGGTGTTGGACTTGTCGAACTTCCTGTTTCGCTCCGGACGTTTGCAGCAGCACCCCGCCGCTGAGATCAGCAATCAGCTGATCGAACTGCTGGGCGGGATCACGACGCGGCTGGGGCAGCTGGAAGAAAACGCCGAGCTGACGCCAGAGAAACTGCAGCTGTTGCGGACGCAGGTCTCCGAAGGGGTCGCCATGGCGGTCGCCCTGTGCGACGCGCTGGCGCTGATCGGCGAGAAGAACGCCATCGGCAAGCTTAACCAGGTGCTTGAGCTGAGCCATCGTCAGCTGCAGTGCGAAGCGGCCGCCGCGCTGGCTCGCTTGGGGGTTGAAGACGGAACCAAACATCTTGCCGAGATGGCCAAGCATCCGGTCGTTCGCTTGCGAGCTCTAAAGTTCGCCGAAGAGATCAACGGGCTTGAGTCGATCGAGCCTGAGTGGAAGTCGCCGGTCGCCCGGGCGGAAGGGGAACTCGCCCTCTGGCTGTCGCAAGATACCCAGTTTGGCCTGCCGCCGCATGAGATCGAGTTGGTCGATGAGCGCGAGCTCTCTTGGCCCGGCTATGATGATCCGCAGACCTGCTACCTATTTCGGTACGCTTATCACATGCCGGCCGGCAGTTTTCAGTCGCTGGGCGTGGTTGGCCCGCTGACGCATAGCTTTGCCGCCGATCTGACCCCGTGGAAGCCGGAAGACGCTTACGCCGCCTTCGCCGGCTGGCAGGCCGAGCACCAGGACGTGTTTGAGTCAGAACCGCCCGAATGGCAGGACGCTCAGAAGCAGCTTGCCGATTCGCTGACCCAGCGGCTGCAGTCGGAAGGGTACCAGGTCATCCAGGTGATCAAGCTCGGCTACTTCTTTGGCGACGTGCGCCTGGTCGCGGTGGTTCGCCGCGCGGACGGCATCGCCGGCGTGGCGGTTGCTGACCTGCGAACGACCACGTTTTATAGCGGCGAAGGTACCGATCGCCCGATCGGCCCGCACGAAGCCTACATGATGCACAAGGGGCGCGAGTTTCTGGCCAGCTTCAATCCCAACACCTACGGGATATAG
- a CDS encoding NADAR family protein — translation MVAQHSESGRGESAMAEPIRKANSPMIAARMGRGRKRTLRRDWESAKVNVMREALLAKFRQHDDLRALLLGTGEAKIIEHTERDDYWGDGRGKNMLGRLLMEVRAKLREEA, via the coding sequence CTGGTCGCACAGCACAGTGAGTCGGGAAGAGGGGAAAGTGCGATGGCCGAGCCGATCCGCAAGGCGAACTCGCCGATGATCGCCGCCCGGATGGGACGCGGTCGAAAGCGAACGCTCCGCCGCGACTGGGAATCGGCGAAGGTGAACGTGATGCGCGAGGCGTTGTTGGCGAAATTCCGCCAGCATGACGATCTGCGGGCGCTGCTTTTGGGAACCGGCGAAGCGAAGATCATCGAGCACACCGAGCGAGACGACTACTGGGGCGACGGTCGCGGTAAAAACATGCTGGGGCGGCTGTTGATGGAAGTCCGGGCGAAGCTGCGCGAGGAAGCTTAA
- a CDS encoding cupredoxin domain-containing protein has product MPIRKLLLTLSLVVIASTPAQAQWGSLTGKFIVEGKAPPPERLEVTKDKAVCGKNPIFSEKLVVGPKGELRDVAVWITPARRKSAPDPHPDYLKLATQPINVDNLACVYKPHMEVVWKKRPVHFRNLDPIAHNFSVTGFNTTFNVVVPPNGAHVETFKEEEKAPVPAACTIHPWMKSLILVRDSPYAAASGEDGTFTIENLPASKWDFSFWHESTGYLEDLKIGDEETDRKGQCEIKIEDGKTTDLGVIVIQAADLK; this is encoded by the coding sequence ATGCCTATTCGCAAGCTGCTGCTGACGTTGTCGCTGGTGGTGATCGCATCGACTCCCGCTCAGGCCCAATGGGGCTCGCTGACCGGCAAGTTTATCGTCGAAGGAAAGGCGCCGCCGCCAGAGCGGTTGGAAGTCACCAAAGACAAAGCGGTGTGCGGCAAGAATCCGATCTTTTCCGAGAAACTGGTCGTCGGTCCGAAGGGGGAACTGCGAGACGTCGCGGTGTGGATCACGCCGGCCCGGCGTAAATCGGCGCCTGATCCGCATCCCGACTATTTGAAGCTGGCGACCCAGCCAATCAACGTCGATAACCTGGCCTGCGTCTACAAGCCGCACATGGAAGTGGTCTGGAAAAAGCGTCCGGTTCACTTCCGCAATCTCGATCCAATCGCCCACAACTTCAGCGTCACCGGATTCAACACGACGTTCAACGTGGTTGTCCCGCCCAATGGCGCCCATGTCGAAACGTTCAAGGAGGAAGAAAAAGCCCCGGTGCCGGCCGCCTGCACGATTCATCCCTGGATGAAATCGCTTATTCTGGTTCGCGACTCTCCCTATGCGGCGGCCAGCGGCGAAGACGGAACCTTCACGATCGAAAACCTGCCGGCCAGCAAGTGGGACTTTTCTTTCTGGCACGAATCGACAGGATATCTAGAAGATCTGAAGATCGGCGACGAAGAGACCGACCGCAAAGGTCAGTGCGAAATTAAAATTGAAGATGGCAAGACGACCGATCTGGGCGTCATCGTCATCCAGGCCGCCGACTTGAAGTAA
- a CDS encoding TIGR03009 domain-containing protein, translated as MKNGIFAAAALALVQFTVAAQAQAPFIPSNQVAPQRTAPPPQMPTPQWVAEMTPQHSKYLDEILGYWEFRSNKVQQYECQFNRWEYDSVFGPPQDHKTFAVGELKYENPDKGSFQLSELREYRAPAQPGQAPTYEPIPGDFLEHWVCDGKAIFEFNAPKKQLIERQLPPEQQGQAIKHGPLPFMFGANKEEIKARYWLRVTTPPGNDKEYWIEAWPKYLEDSQNFHHVEIVIDQAEFLPFAIQVFDRNWNPYAQPPVHTRTAYEFKNRKTFSQGDFALNVQQLNLFRRAFYEPTLPSGWQKVVEKPAIAAGAVQNQFGRQQPRGVQNGVLGLAPNNNQNGVR; from the coding sequence ATGAAGAACGGAATCTTCGCCGCCGCGGCCCTGGCCTTGGTCCAATTCACCGTCGCCGCCCAGGCTCAAGCTCCCTTCATCCCGTCTAATCAAGTCGCCCCGCAGCGCACTGCACCGCCTCCGCAGATGCCGACGCCGCAATGGGTCGCCGAGATGACTCCCCAGCACTCGAAGTACTTGGACGAGATTCTCGGCTATTGGGAATTTCGCAGCAACAAAGTGCAACAGTACGAATGCCAGTTCAACCGCTGGGAGTACGACTCGGTCTTTGGACCGCCGCAAGATCATAAGACGTTCGCCGTCGGCGAGCTGAAATATGAGAACCCCGACAAGGGAAGCTTCCAGCTGTCGGAACTACGCGAATACCGCGCTCCAGCCCAACCGGGACAAGCGCCGACCTACGAACCGATCCCCGGCGACTTCCTCGAACACTGGGTCTGCGACGGCAAGGCGATCTTCGAGTTCAACGCTCCGAAGAAGCAGCTGATCGAACGCCAGCTACCGCCCGAGCAACAAGGGCAAGCGATCAAACATGGTCCTCTCCCTTTCATGTTTGGTGCCAACAAAGAAGAGATCAAAGCCCGCTATTGGCTGCGCGTGACCACGCCGCCGGGCAACGACAAAGAGTATTGGATCGAAGCCTGGCCAAAGTACCTCGAAGATTCGCAGAACTTCCACCATGTCGAAATCGTGATCGATCAGGCCGAGTTCCTGCCGTTCGCGATCCAAGTCTTCGATCGCAACTGGAACCCCTACGCTCAACCGCCGGTCCATACCCGCACCGCGTACGAGTTCAAGAATCGCAAGACCTTCTCACAAGGAGACTTCGCTCTGAACGTGCAGCAGCTGAACCTGTTCCGCCGCGCGTTCTACGAACCAACTCTACCGTCAGGCTGGCAAAAGGTGGTCGAGAAACCAGCCATCGCCGCCGGGGCCGTGCAAAACCAATTCGGCCGCCAACAACCGCGCGGCGTACAAAACGGCGTGCTGGGCTTGGCCCCCAATAACAACCAAAACGGCGTACGTTAG
- a CDS encoding MarR family winged helix-turn-helix transcriptional regulator, whose protein sequence is MDAEQTAASRWRIFVRLAESTGRLDRLVRRALAEALADAPLSENEFLVLAAYEATTNPPSQRELADRLAVSPAQISSIVERLRKREWIDAQRDPHDRRRQQWRLTESGVAVVQAAGAAIATHWGEMDEATDCGPLAAEALRHAAQLQDAPSATPTLTTPAAERAA, encoded by the coding sequence ATGGATGCCGAACAAACCGCCGCAAGTCGCTGGCGCATCTTCGTTCGCTTGGCCGAATCGACCGGTCGGCTCGACCGCCTGGTCCGTCGCGCGCTGGCTGAAGCGCTGGCCGACGCCCCGTTAAGCGAGAACGAGTTTCTGGTGCTGGCCGCCTACGAGGCGACGACCAATCCGCCATCGCAGCGTGAGTTGGCTGATCGGCTGGCGGTCTCGCCGGCGCAGATCAGCTCGATCGTCGAACGCCTCCGCAAGCGCGAGTGGATCGACGCCCAGCGTGACCCCCACGACCGGCGCCGCCAGCAATGGCGTCTGACTGAATCAGGCGTCGCCGTCGTTCAAGCGGCCGGCGCCGCAATCGCCACCCATTGGGGCGAGATGGACGAGGCGACCGACTGCGGTCCGCTGGCCGCCGAAGCGCTGCGTCACGCGGCGCAGTTGCAAGACGCTCCTTCCGCTACCCCAACGCTAACTACCCCCGCGGCTGAGCGCGCAGCCTAA
- a CDS encoding efflux RND transporter periplasmic adaptor subunit, giving the protein MTGHNTVHSLGVSANGRRGSTTRLVVASLAIVSVIVGAAFYWNYPSAKGVVASNELFHTIERGAFLHDVVERGQVESASNVEVKSEVRSYRTTKSFEILWAVGEGSAVKQGDLLVRLDSSALEEELTLQQMDVTQSIASLSKAENELAAAQIAMNEYVLGTFMEEMNEIESEITLAEENVRRAEEYLLYSGRLAAKGYVTSLQLQGDQFALKKAKIELEKAQTKKKVLQEYTKEKKIKELDSDIKVAEADLEAAKEKLGLENKMLRFFEEQIAACEVRAPQNGQVVYANVSSGRDSSDFVLEPGAEVRERQTLIRLPDYEAMQVVCDVNESRIALIEKGMPATIKLDAYDNLQLMGEVIRVNEYPTPGHWMSSTVKKYAVTVKVLNPTMQIKPGMTSQVAIHVESSPNQLQAPVQAIYERDGAHFCFIRDASGIVQARQVEIGSNNSRFVVINKGLQPGDQVAMNPRGFLDSIELPAAITPAEKIAARFEEVNSREKSTTTAADTSSSEAEVEADVEAEVTTANAATDEPEAAAPAEQVAEAETSIASRPNRTGRPERQRAAGGGQ; this is encoded by the coding sequence ATGACAGGACATAACACTGTTCATTCGCTGGGGGTCTCGGCCAACGGTCGTCGAGGATCGACGACGCGATTGGTGGTTGCCTCACTGGCGATCGTTAGCGTCATCGTCGGCGCGGCGTTCTACTGGAACTATCCGAGCGCCAAAGGTGTGGTTGCGTCGAACGAGCTGTTCCACACGATCGAGCGGGGAGCCTTTCTGCACGATGTGGTGGAGCGCGGCCAGGTGGAAAGCGCCTCGAACGTCGAAGTGAAGTCGGAAGTTCGCAGTTACCGCACCACCAAATCGTTCGAGATCTTGTGGGCGGTTGGCGAAGGTTCCGCCGTCAAGCAAGGGGATCTACTGGTGCGGCTCGATTCGTCGGCGCTGGAAGAAGAGCTGACCCTGCAGCAGATGGACGTGACGCAATCGATTGCGTCGCTATCGAAGGCTGAGAACGAGTTGGCCGCCGCGCAAATCGCGATGAACGAATATGTCCTCGGTACGTTCATGGAAGAAATGAACGAGATCGAGAGCGAAATCACCCTGGCCGAAGAGAACGTCCGCCGCGCCGAAGAGTATCTGCTTTACAGCGGTCGACTCGCCGCCAAAGGGTATGTGACCTCGCTGCAGCTTCAAGGGGATCAGTTTGCTTTGAAGAAGGCGAAGATCGAGCTCGAAAAAGCGCAGACCAAAAAGAAGGTGCTGCAGGAGTACACCAAAGAAAAGAAGATCAAAGAGCTGGATAGCGATATCAAGGTTGCTGAAGCCGACCTGGAAGCGGCCAAAGAAAAGCTGGGCCTGGAAAACAAAATGCTCCGCTTCTTCGAAGAGCAGATCGCCGCGTGCGAAGTTCGTGCGCCGCAAAACGGCCAGGTCGTTTACGCCAACGTTTCCAGCGGTCGCGATTCCAGCGACTTCGTCCTGGAGCCGGGCGCCGAAGTGCGCGAACGCCAGACTTTGATCCGCTTGCCCGACTACGAAGCGATGCAAGTCGTTTGCGACGTCAACGAATCGCGCATCGCGTTGATCGAAAAGGGCATGCCGGCGACGATCAAGCTGGACGCTTACGACAATCTGCAGTTGATGGGCGAAGTGATCCGCGTCAACGAATACCCAACGCCGGGGCACTGGATGTCTTCGACGGTCAAGAAGTACGCGGTGACGGTCAAGGTGCTGAACCCGACGATGCAGATCAAGCCGGGGATGACGTCGCAGGTCGCGATCCATGTCGAGTCGTCCCCCAACCAACTGCAAGCGCCGGTTCAGGCGATCTACGAACGAGACGGCGCCCACTTCTGCTTCATTCGCGACGCTTCCGGCATCGTGCAGGCTCGCCAGGTTGAGATCGGCTCAAACAACAGCCGCTTCGTCGTGATCAACAAAGGCCTGCAACCGGGCGACCAGGTGGCGATGAACCCCCGCGGCTTCCTCGATAGCATCGAGTTGCCGGCCGCGATCACGCCGGCCGAAAAAATCGCCGCCCGATTTGAAGAAGTGAACAGCCGCGAGAAGTCGACGACCACCGCTGCGGACACCAGTTCGAGCGAAGCCGAAGTTGAAGCGGACGTCGAGGCCGAAGTGACGACCGCCAACGCGGCGACCGACGAGCCGGAAGCGGCTGCCCCGGCCGAGCAAGTCGCCGAAGCCGAAACCTCCATCGCGTCGCGACCGAACCGCACGGGACGGCCCGAGCGACAAAGGGCTGCCGGAGGCGGCCAGTGA
- a CDS encoding ABC transporter ATP-binding protein — protein MNYAVQVEDLRKIYHLKGETVHALRGVSFDVPEGDYVAIMGTSGSGKSTLLNLLGCLDRPSQGRILLGGRDTSTLTDDELSFMRASRVGIIFQAYNLIQQLTVLENIEVPLYYRGKVSAEDRRRCKELALMVGLKGRLDHRPMQLSGGQQQRVAVARSLINNPEYILADEPTGNLDSRTTEEILALFERLNNEGRTIIIVTHEDDVSEHARRVMRMSDGAMAADFEVKNRRSALTAAAS, from the coding sequence GTGAACTATGCGGTGCAGGTGGAGGACCTTCGGAAGATTTATCATCTGAAGGGAGAAACGGTCCACGCCCTGCGCGGCGTTTCGTTTGACGTGCCGGAAGGAGACTACGTCGCCATCATGGGGACGTCCGGTTCCGGCAAAAGCACGCTGCTTAACCTGCTGGGATGTCTCGATCGCCCTTCGCAAGGACGAATCTTGTTGGGCGGCCGCGATACCAGCACGCTGACCGATGACGAACTCTCCTTCATGCGGGCCTCCCGCGTCGGCATCATCTTTCAGGCCTATAACCTGATCCAGCAACTGACGGTGCTGGAGAACATCGAGGTCCCGCTCTATTACCGCGGCAAAGTGTCGGCCGAAGATCGACGTCGCTGCAAAGAACTGGCGCTGATGGTGGGCCTGAAAGGGCGACTTGATCACCGCCCGATGCAGCTTTCTGGCGGTCAGCAACAACGCGTCGCCGTCGCCCGCAGCTTGATCAACAACCCCGAGTACATCTTGGCCGACGAACCGACCGGCAACCTCGACTCACGGACGACCGAAGAAATTCTGGCGCTGTTTGAGCGACTGAACAACGAAGGCCGCACGATCATTATCGTGACGCACGAAGATGACGTGTCGGAACATGCTCGGCGGGTGATGCGAATGTCGGACGGCGCGATGGCCGCCGACTTTGAAGTTAAGAATCGTCGTTCGGCCCTGACGGCCGCAGCCTCTTAA
- a CDS encoding ABC transporter permease, which yields MLGIRVWKLGVKSLLLHPMRSLLTILGIFIGVASVIWLVAIGEGISLKAQEQIEGLGAENVLVRSVKPPAEANQSARGITPYGLTREDLLLLQETIPTIDLAIPIREIRREFSFGPKSMFGRLVGCTPEYAEVTRLDIQTGHFLSDAEVKGRDNVCVLAAEVAERLFGFSNPIGKSIHVEADYYTVVGVLKPRAATAAIGGSMSGQEFNKDVYIPVTTLWQRIGDQVMTRRSGSFEGEIVELNQITLRIKKERELLDVPAVLATADVIRSTLSHHDRAKDISVVVPLELLEQSRQTRLMFMVFMGLIAAISLLVGGIGIMNIMLATVTERTREIGIRRAIGAKRRDIVQQFLVETIVLSVVGGLTGIVGGLFCVPAVDFMRWAVTNYDPELIAMLPDTIREVRPSIVPISIPVAFIISVIVGIVFGIYPARRAANLDPIEALRSAN from the coding sequence ATGCTCGGCATACGAGTCTGGAAACTTGGCGTCAAGAGTTTACTGCTGCATCCAATGCGGTCGCTGCTGACGATTCTTGGCATCTTTATCGGCGTGGCGAGCGTCATCTGGCTGGTCGCGATCGGCGAAGGGATCAGTCTGAAAGCGCAAGAGCAGATCGAAGGACTGGGCGCCGAGAACGTCTTGGTTCGCAGCGTTAAACCGCCGGCCGAGGCCAACCAAAGCGCACGCGGCATCACGCCGTACGGTCTGACTCGCGAAGACTTGCTGCTGTTGCAAGAGACGATTCCGACGATCGACTTGGCGATTCCGATTCGCGAGATTCGGCGTGAGTTCAGCTTTGGCCCGAAGAGCATGTTCGGGCGATTGGTGGGCTGTACGCCAGAATACGCGGAGGTGACCCGGCTCGATATTCAAACCGGCCACTTTCTCTCGGACGCCGAAGTGAAGGGACGCGACAACGTTTGCGTGCTGGCGGCCGAAGTGGCGGAGCGATTGTTTGGGTTCTCCAATCCGATCGGCAAATCGATCCATGTCGAAGCCGACTACTACACGGTGGTTGGAGTACTCAAGCCGCGGGCCGCGACCGCTGCAATCGGCGGCAGCATGTCGGGGCAAGAGTTCAACAAAGACGTCTATATCCCGGTCACCACGCTGTGGCAGCGGATTGGCGATCAAGTGATGACCCGCCGCTCGGGCAGCTTTGAAGGGGAAATCGTCGAGCTGAATCAGATCACGCTGCGGATCAAGAAAGAGCGAGAGCTGCTCGACGTGCCGGCCGTGTTGGCGACCGCCGACGTGATTCGTTCGACGCTATCGCATCATGATCGGGCGAAAGACATCTCGGTGGTCGTACCGCTGGAACTACTGGAGCAATCGCGGCAGACGCGGCTGATGTTCATGGTCTTTATGGGGCTGATCGCGGCGATCTCGCTGTTGGTCGGCGGTATCGGCATTATGAACATCATGCTCGCCACGGTGACCGAACGGACGCGCGAGATCGGCATTCGCCGCGCGATTGGCGCCAAGCGCCGCGACATCGTGCAGCAGTTTCTGGTCGAGACGATCGTGCTGTCGGTGGTGGGCGGTCTGACCGGAATTGTCGGCGGCCTGTTTTGTGTGCCGGCAGTCGACTTTATGCGGTGGGCCGTGACCAACTACGATCCAGAATTGATCGCCATGCTGCCCGATACGATTCGCGAAGTTCGCCCCAGCATCGTGCCGATCTCGATTCCCGTGGCGTTCATTATTTCGGTCATCGTCGGAATCGTCTTCGGCATCTACCCGGCCCGCCGCGCCGCCAATCTCGACCCGATCGAAGCGCTTCGCAGCGCCAACTAA